The genomic interval AATTTTCTTCTTTTCAATACATAACCCATAGCAAAAAGCATAGCAATTGGAATTAGGAATATGGAAATGGTTTCAATGATGTTGGTTAAATAATTTGGGTTTTCTAATGGATGTGATGAGTTGGGTCCGTAAAAACCACCCCCATTTGTACCCAATTGTTTGATCGCTACAAAACCGGCAACAGGTCCTCTGCTTACTTGTACTGTGTCGCCTTGCAGAGTCGTGATGGTGTCTTTGCCTTCAAAGGTCATTGGAGTGCCATTAAACAATAGTATAACAGCTACTATAAATGAAATTGGTAATAAAATTCTAGTACAACTTCTTACAAAGAAAGCATAAAAATTACCTAAAGTTTCTGTTGTGCGTTCCTTCATTGCTATAAATACTACAGCGCAAATAGCGATACCTGTACCGGCACTTATAAATTGCCAAAGCATTAGAATTAATTGCCCTAAATAGGATAGTCCACTTTCACCGGAATAGTGTTGCAGATTGGTATTCGTTACAAAACTCACAGCAGTATTAAAAGCTAAATCACCACCCATGGAAGGATTGCCATCAGGATTTAGTGGAAGCCAATTCATATTGGTAAGCACAAACATGCAGAGTAAAAACCAAAACAAATTAATGGTAAGTAATGTCACCAAATGTTGCTTCCAATTCATTTCTTTTAATGGGTCTATGTTGCTTAGTTTAAAAAACAAATTGTCCAGAGGATTGAAAATTTTATCAGGCCATGTTTTTTCATTGCTGAAAATTTTTCCGATGTATTTACCTAAAGGTATTGCCAACAGCAGTACTATTGTAAACATGAGGATTACTCCGAGAATTTCTGAATTCATTTTCCGAATTTGATATTTAGTGGTTAAACAATACTTTGGCCTCCTAATAAACGATATAGTGCACTGAACAAATAAAAATCATGGTTGGTGTCCATACAATGATATGTTTTATTTTTGGCCACTTGATTTTAAAATTTTTCGGGTTTTAGCAAAACATAACACATGTATGCGAATACTCCGATTGCGACAATAAATAATGCTAACATATTTTTTAAATTTTTTCAAAGAAGTTAATGGTTTTATAAAATAGTACAAAGCATAACACTCCGACAACTGTGAGGATTCCTGTGATCATGGTTAATAATTTTGATAAGTTTATTTTTTGTTTTATAAATTATAATGGATTGTCGACATTTAGGAATATGATTGTTGTCATATTCCAGATGCATGGATCTGTTTTTGATATTCTGAATGCAATGATTCGGGAAAGAGATTTGTAAACATACAATGATGAATTTCCATGAAGCTTGAAACAGAAAACACATAAATATTTGATATTGCGTTTTTAACTTCGGAAGTACCTTTGTTGAAAATATCTTCAGTTATTTGCAGATAACGCCTTGCTTTTTTAATATTCCCTTTCTGAATTAACCAGTTTGTTACATCCGCTAATCGTTGTACTTGTTTATAAATGTTAGGTATTGCTTTTGCTTTCATTTTGAAATTTTTATTGAGTATGCCAATATTATTTCAAATTGCAATCCACAATTAAATTAATACTATTAACTTAAAGAAAATCAAGTAGTTAAATGGATTCGTGGGAATTTGAATAGGAATAAACCCTTTCATTTTGACAGGGTTGGCACTATCATTTTGCTATGGTATTATCCCAATTTGTATTCGTCTAATTTGCGATAGAGAGTCGTTAAAGCAATCCCGAGTAGTTCAGCTGCTTTTGTTTTGTTTCCATTTGTATAGTTTAGTACTTTTTGGATATGAAGTTTTTCAGCGCTAGCCAATTCAAAAGCAGATAGCTGTTTTTTACCAGCTTTATTATTTAGATTGAATGATTCTTGAAATTCAGGTGGCAAATTCTCTATTTTGAGTTGTTCATTGTCAAGGAGAATAAGACTTCGTTCAATAACATTTTTTAATTCGCGTATATTCCCAGGCCAGAAATGAAGTTTAAGAGCTTCTCTAAATTCAGAAGAAATATTACTAATTTTTTTGGAAGTTTTGGAAGCATATCGTGCGATAAAAAAATTTGTTAAAACTTCTATATCAATAATGCGCTCTCTTAAAGGGGGTAATTTTATTTGAAACGCTGAGATTCGATAAAATAAGTCTTCTCTAAAATTACCGCCTTCCATTTCTTTCAAAAGATCGCGGTTGGTCGCAGCAATAATTCGAATATTTACCTTCGTAGTTTTACTTTCCCCAACCTTAATGAATTCACCAGATTCGAGAACTCTCAATAGCTTCGCTTGAAGTATGAGTGGCATTTCTCCTATTTCATCAAGAAAAATACTCCCATTATTTGCTTCTTCAAAAAGTCCTTTATGATCTTTTATAGCACCTGTGAATGCACCTGCTTTATGTCCAAACATTTCGCTTTCTAATAATTCTTTACTAAATGCCGAACAGTTAATAGCGACAAAATTATGATGTCTTCGAAGACTGGCTTGATGAATTGCTTGTGCAAAAATTTCTTTACCTGTGCCAGTTTCACCCGTTAATAAAACAGTTGCATCTGTTTGAGCCACTTTTTTGGCGAGTTCTATAGCATTTAAAATGGATTTAGATTTGCCAAGAATACTTTCAAAAGATTGTTTGGCTCCCAATTGTTTTTCTAATTGTTGAACACGTTGTGTTAGCTCTACTTTTTCAAATGCACGATAAAGTAAAGGGATAATTTTATTATTATCATCACCTTTGGTAATATAATCAAATGCACCATTTTTTATTGCTTGTACACCATCTGATATGTTACCATTTGCAGTCAAAAGAATAATTTCAGAAGTTGGATATTTAGATTTAATTGATTTAGATAATTCAACACCATTTCCATCGGGCAACTTAACATCACAAAGAATAGTATTAATTTCATATTGTTCTAATTTTTTCAATGCCGTTTTGCAGTCTCCAGCCTCTATCACTT from Saprospiraceae bacterium carries:
- the kdpF gene encoding K(+)-transporting ATPase subunit F, yielding MLALFIVAIGVFAYMCYVLLKPEKF
- a CDS encoding sigma-54-dependent Fis family transcriptional regulator, yielding MKTVLIIDDEVKLRNLLSRIISLEGFEVIEAGDCKTALKKLEQYEINTILCDVKLPDGNGVELSKSIKSKYPTSEIILLTANGNISDGVQAIKNGAFDYITKGDDNNKIIPLLYRAFEKVELTQRVQQLEKQLGAKQSFESILGKSKSILNAIELAKKVAQTDATVLLTGETGTGKEIFAQAIHQASLRRHHNFVAINCSAFSKELLESEMFGHKAGAFTGAIKDHKGLFEEANNGSIFLDEIGEMPLILQAKLLRVLESGEFIKVGESKTTKVNIRIIAATNRDLLKEMEGGNFREDLFYRISAFQIKLPPLRERIIDIEVLTNFFIARYASKTSKKISNISSEFREALKLHFWPGNIRELKNVIERSLILLDNEQLKIENLPPEFQESFNLNNKAGKKQLSAFELASAEKLHIQKVLNYTNGNKTKAAELLGIALTTLYRKLDEYKLG